From Ascaphus truei isolate aAscTru1 chromosome 20, aAscTru1.hap1, whole genome shotgun sequence, one genomic window encodes:
- the LOC142470870 gene encoding vitelline membrane outer layer protein 1-like produces MMFQVVSSLLLLSLFSVGQGNSKNVISVSNGGELGEWGPVEMCRVGCHARGFSLKVEGNQGKGNDTALNAIQLYCVNNKNNWEKTIQSTEGRWGSWTTPVRCPNGNLIAFNLRVEPPQGDGDDTAANNIIFKCSDETFLEGSGLSWGTYGGWSESCEIGICGIQTRVESNQGDGDDTALNDVKFTCCST; encoded by the exons ATGATGTTCCAGGTTGtctcatccctcctcctcctctctctcttctcagtaGGACAAGGGAACTCTAAAAATGTCATCAGTGTCTCCAACGGAGGGGAATTGGGTGAATGGGGGCCAGTTGAAATGTGTCGCGTCGGATGCCATGCCAGAGGATTCTCTCTCAAG GTGGAAGGGAACCAGGGGAAGGGGAATGATACGGCTCTGAATGCGATCCAGCTGTACTGTGTTAACAACAAAAACAATTGGGAAAAAACAATCCAGTCTACTGAAGGAAG GTGGGGCTCATGGACCACCCCTGTGCGGTGTCCCAACGGCAACCTCATCGCTTTCAACTTGAGAGTAGAGCCACCTCAGGGGGACGGTGACGACACCGCCGCCAACAACATCATATTTAAGTGCTCAGACGAAACGTTCCTTGAGGGATCTGGACTCTCGTGGGGGACATACGGAGGCTGGAGCGAGTCCTGCGAAATAGGGATCTGTGGCATCCAGACCAGGGTGGAGTCAAACCAAGGAGACGGAGATGACACGGCCCTCAATGATGTCAAGTTCACCTGCTGTAGCACCTGA